The following are encoded in a window of Polycladomyces subterraneus genomic DNA:
- a CDS encoding VanW family protein, whose translation MKRAVMITVVLLLVYGCGIAQEPLKSGQSHPKAAPTPQMFILETDGQRWSVDLRRFGYDGIDPTTLNRGEFHKWLKQVEERVYQAPRNACFVDRTIQPHRNGRKLDQQKIDDWLDNIHEYVNRPQPIPYRTLFPSITTEILEQIKEKRIGRYSTLYNPNHANRSHNIWLSAKAIDYHVVDVGEVFSFNQAVGPRTEARGFKPAPIIVRGEYTEGIGGGICQTSSTLFNAVDQAGLRIIQRVSHSKEVTYVPIGRDATVSWGGPDFRFQNQLNQPVLIVTNARYGRLTVSIYGPEEIRNKPHPVPEAPRQVPESEKVPPTQPQPLEKKSEYEESPIPPAQLPRSYGEGAESSSRGNATVAD comes from the coding sequence ATGAAACGAGCGGTGATGATCACGGTGGTGCTGCTGTTGGTGTATGGCTGTGGCATCGCCCAGGAACCTCTGAAGTCGGGCCAGTCACATCCAAAAGCGGCCCCCACACCGCAAATGTTCATTTTGGAAACGGATGGACAACGATGGTCCGTGGATCTGCGTAGGTTTGGATATGATGGTATCGATCCGACGACGTTGAACCGAGGAGAGTTCCATAAGTGGTTAAAACAGGTTGAGGAACGTGTATACCAAGCACCGCGAAACGCCTGTTTTGTCGACCGAACCATTCAGCCTCACCGGAACGGTCGTAAACTGGATCAACAGAAAATTGACGACTGGCTTGACAATATTCATGAATACGTCAACCGACCTCAGCCTATACCGTACCGAACGCTGTTTCCATCCATCACCACGGAAATATTGGAACAGATCAAAGAAAAACGAATCGGACGTTATTCCACCTTGTACAATCCGAATCATGCCAATCGCTCACACAACATTTGGTTGTCAGCCAAAGCCATCGACTATCATGTGGTGGATGTGGGGGAAGTGTTTTCCTTCAACCAAGCGGTCGGACCACGTACGGAAGCCCGTGGCTTCAAACCGGCGCCGATCATTGTGCGTGGTGAGTACACAGAAGGCATCGGTGGAGGCATTTGTCAAACGTCCAGTACCTTGTTCAACGCTGTCGACCAAGCGGGTTTGCGTATCATCCAGCGAGTGAGTCACAGTAAAGAGGTAACTTATGTCCCGATCGGCCGCGATGCAACCGTCTCGTGGGGTGGACCCGATTTCCGGTTTCAAAATCAGTTGAATCAACCGGTACTGATTGTGACGAATGCCCGGTACGGCAGGTTAACCGTGTCGATTTACGGACCGGAAGAAATACGGAACAAGCCGCACCCGGTACCCGAAGCGCCACGGCAGGTACCGGAATCGGAAAAAGTGCCGCCGACCCAGCCGCAACCGTTGGAAAAGAAATCGGAGTATGAAGAATCGCCGATTCCGCCGGCGCAGCTTCCTCGCTCTTATGGCGAAGGGGCGGAAAGTAGCTCGCGTGGAAATGCCACTGTGGCTGACTAG
- a CDS encoding 3D domain-containing protein, translating into MKKILLIGIGIVSILLLSGTLVYAMQEDVTITFSDKDHPLVTSVMGGTLEEALENEGYDIQKLKKKYIPSIPWNQTLTDNAKVQLLCQCKVQLEVGGQNSGTYTTKQPTVGQFLAERHIQLNRWDQVNAPLNAKITDNMLLVVDRIEKRIKKKVELTPYKTVKKEDPKLQKGKEQVLKKGVNGKRIYEVALIYKNGKPLVTDERLIEEILPVHMLVAVGTGTEIPEEQKQDTQVAEEHGSSKIAGMEYTKTMDVEATGYTSTGNAKTATGTTPHHGTIAVDPDVIPLGTKMYIPGYGVGVAEDTGGAVKGNIIDLYFDSEQDAIQWGRRNVTIYILKD; encoded by the coding sequence ATGAAAAAAATCCTTCTGATCGGAATCGGGATTGTGTCCATCCTGCTCCTTTCCGGAACACTGGTTTATGCGATGCAAGAAGATGTAACCATCACCTTCAGCGATAAAGATCACCCCTTGGTCACCAGTGTGATGGGGGGCACATTGGAAGAAGCATTGGAAAATGAAGGGTATGACATCCAAAAACTGAAAAAGAAATATATTCCCAGTATTCCGTGGAACCAGACACTGACCGACAATGCAAAAGTCCAACTGCTGTGCCAATGCAAGGTTCAGTTGGAGGTCGGAGGCCAAAACTCGGGAACCTATACGACGAAGCAACCCACGGTAGGGCAGTTTTTGGCGGAGCGCCATATTCAGCTGAATCGTTGGGATCAGGTGAACGCCCCGCTGAATGCCAAAATCACCGACAACATGTTGCTGGTCGTAGACCGGATTGAAAAACGGATCAAAAAGAAAGTGGAACTCACGCCGTATAAGACGGTGAAAAAAGAAGACCCCAAATTGCAAAAAGGCAAAGAGCAAGTCCTTAAAAAAGGCGTCAACGGAAAAAGGATTTACGAAGTGGCACTGATCTACAAAAACGGCAAACCTTTGGTAACGGATGAACGCTTAATCGAAGAAATTCTTCCAGTACATATGCTTGTCGCCGTCGGGACTGGAACAGAGATACCGGAAGAACAAAAACAGGACACGCAAGTGGCCGAAGAACACGGTTCTTCCAAAATTGCCGGTATGGAGTATACAAAGACGATGGACGTGGAAGCGACAGGATACACTTCTACCGGCAACGCCAAAACTGCGACCGGGACCACCCCTCATCACGGAACGATCGCGGTTGACCCGGATGTGATTCCACTGGGAACCAAAATGTATATCCCAGGTTACGGTGTGGGTGTGGCTGAAGATACTGGTGGCGCAGTCAAAGGGAATATCATCGATCTGTATTTCGATTCGGAGCAGGATGCAATCCAATGGGGTCGTCGGAATGTGACGATTTACATTCTAAAAGATTAG
- a CDS encoding YecA family protein, translating into MIGRNDPCPCGSGKKYKKCCERVVAIQAAEQLREKREIQVKNEILKDLTEWFRRHVSREEEKKWEERFKEILRFPSNKPLPSHFTHAYRFWLMLDAPCVDGRRPIDVWRETTNLQADRLEVADQLRDVHLGCYEVCHTGDREVLLRPILGEETYVTKVFEPLHKGDVLIGRLSRLGNRYELFGPYTAFTQQMRGEILMHLEEQVPRNPAGEREFWRQNGLHVLGWAMHRAKEWDQLSTAQASREEVAPTAEVRALPSLPSLKEEEKGLPDLVTQQLELFFMNAVSEYQPRTQKLFTRSLEYLVEYISLYFGKSFTWSRFNEDVLAHFCGVWYVDRVGGNAVKAKIFLNTIKHLFRWLDGEGIETVYAAYRKVYPSLIQSLPLAFEVRKWLVQHGVQERTVEETTMTGTYLLAVPPSGPVLLVGKKWLPLNLRGFPPNWSEYRFWLKGTVASDGSLHRVEAVYPVLLDDWDQSLGQTMEER; encoded by the coding sequence ATGATTGGTCGAAATGATCCATGCCCCTGCGGTAGTGGAAAAAAATACAAAAAATGTTGCGAACGTGTCGTGGCCATTCAGGCGGCCGAACAACTTCGTGAAAAGCGGGAAATCCAGGTCAAAAACGAGATCCTTAAGGATCTCACGGAATGGTTTCGACGACACGTTTCGAGGGAAGAAGAGAAAAAATGGGAGGAACGCTTTAAAGAGATTCTGCGTTTTCCATCCAACAAACCTCTCCCTTCGCATTTCACTCATGCTTATCGATTTTGGTTGATGCTGGACGCACCGTGTGTCGACGGGCGTCGGCCGATTGATGTATGGAGAGAGACGACGAATCTGCAAGCGGATCGGTTGGAGGTGGCCGATCAGTTGCGGGATGTTCATCTCGGATGCTACGAGGTGTGTCACACCGGAGATCGGGAAGTGTTGCTCCGACCGATTCTTGGTGAGGAAACGTACGTTACCAAGGTATTTGAACCTTTACATAAAGGTGATGTGTTGATCGGACGTCTCTCTCGATTGGGAAATCGCTACGAATTGTTTGGCCCCTACACCGCGTTTACACAACAGATGAGAGGGGAGATCTTGATGCATCTGGAGGAACAAGTGCCCCGGAATCCGGCAGGAGAGCGGGAGTTCTGGCGGCAAAACGGGTTGCATGTGTTGGGTTGGGCCATGCATCGTGCCAAAGAATGGGACCAGCTCTCCACCGCACAGGCCTCTCGGGAAGAAGTGGCTCCAACTGCTGAAGTCCGTGCCCTGCCTTCTCTGCCGTCGTTGAAAGAAGAAGAAAAAGGGCTTCCGGATTTGGTCACCCAGCAATTGGAGCTGTTTTTTATGAATGCGGTCTCTGAATACCAACCGCGTACACAGAAGTTGTTTACACGCTCATTGGAGTACTTGGTGGAATACATTTCCCTGTATTTTGGGAAATCGTTTACTTGGTCCCGATTCAATGAAGATGTGCTCGCCCATTTTTGCGGTGTTTGGTATGTCGACCGTGTTGGCGGCAATGCGGTGAAAGCCAAGATTTTTCTCAACACGATCAAACATCTCTTCCGCTGGTTGGATGGCGAAGGGATCGAAACCGTGTATGCCGCTTACCGTAAAGTGTATCCTTCCTTGATCCAGTCATTGCCCTTGGCGTTTGAGGTGAGAAAATGGCTAGTGCAACATGGGGTTCAAGAACGAACAGTCGAAGAAACGACGATGACAGGTACCTATTTGTTGGCCGTTCCGCCGTCCGGCCCTGTGCTGTTAGTGGGGAAAAAGTGGTTGCCGCTCAATTTGCGGGGCTTTCCGCCGAACTGGTCGGAATACCGGTTTTGGTTGAAAGGAACGGTCGCAAGCGACGGATCACTTCATCGCGTGGAAGCGGTGTATCCGGTGTTGTTGGACGATTGGGATCAATCGTTGGGCCAAACGATGGAAGAAAGGTGA
- a CDS encoding PHP domain-containing protein, with protein sequence MSADLHIHTTASDGLFSPEEVVRMAKDKGLRAIAITDHDTVGGVAQAAAAAAHLGIELVPGIEISTLADGQDVHVLGYFVDTKQEWFLKRLQSLRNTREERNRKIIEKLNELGIAITWEEVQTKKRGASPEKNIGRPHIAELLVDKGIVRSMDEAFERYLGKDGAAYVTTRRITPFEAIDLIKEAGGVPVLAHPGLYENDELVEEIIAHGLVGLEVYHPDHDEERTERYREMAERHGLIVTAGSDFHGERHGSMFHAPIGTKTVVYKQVERLKSAARK encoded by the coding sequence ATGAGTGCGGATTTACATATACATACGACAGCATCGGACGGGCTTTTTTCCCCGGAAGAGGTTGTACGGATGGCCAAAGATAAGGGACTTCGGGCAATTGCAATTACGGATCACGATACCGTAGGCGGAGTGGCTCAAGCTGCGGCCGCGGCGGCCCATCTGGGTATAGAACTGGTGCCCGGAATCGAGATCAGCACGTTGGCCGACGGGCAGGACGTTCATGTGTTGGGGTATTTTGTGGATACGAAGCAGGAATGGTTTTTGAAGAGGTTGCAATCCCTTCGAAACACCCGGGAAGAGCGCAACCGCAAAATCATTGAGAAGTTGAACGAATTGGGCATTGCGATCACGTGGGAAGAGGTGCAGACCAAAAAGCGAGGCGCCTCACCCGAGAAGAATATCGGCCGTCCTCATATAGCCGAATTATTGGTGGACAAGGGGATCGTTCGCTCGATGGATGAGGCGTTTGAACGTTATCTGGGTAAAGATGGAGCGGCCTACGTCACCACGAGACGGATCACCCCGTTTGAAGCGATCGACTTGATCAAGGAAGCTGGAGGTGTTCCCGTACTCGCTCACCCTGGATTGTATGAGAACGATGAGTTGGTGGAGGAGATCATCGCCCACGGCTTGGTGGGATTGGAAGTGTACCATCCCGATCATGATGAGGAGCGCACCGAACGGTACCGGGAGATGGCCGAACGGCACGGGTTGATTGTTACCGCCGGATCCGATTTTCATGGTGAACGGCACGGTTCGATGTTTCATGCACCGATCGGCACGAAGACGGTGGTCTATAAACAGGTGGAACGGCTCAAATCGGCCGCAAGAAAGTAA
- a CDS encoding GNAT family N-acetyltransferase, with protein MKQTETDIREARTPEEHAEVQRIRRKVFVHEQQMPDVMEKDRHDESAIQLLAYEADRPVGTLRLRWMDPKTAKIERVAVLPELRGTGIGRSMLESVESYAKRKGAKRLVLSAQWHARPFYEKLGYRTEGKPYEELGVKHIWMNKKLA; from the coding sequence ATGAAACAGACCGAAACCGACATCCGAGAGGCACGGACACCCGAAGAACACGCGGAAGTACAACGTATCCGTCGCAAGGTGTTTGTTCACGAACAACAGATGCCCGACGTCATGGAAAAGGATCGGCATGATGAGTCCGCAATCCAACTGTTGGCTTATGAAGCGGACCGGCCGGTCGGCACTTTGCGCCTTCGTTGGATGGATCCAAAAACGGCTAAAATCGAACGAGTGGCGGTGCTTCCGGAACTTCGCGGTACCGGGATCGGCCGCTCGATGCTGGAATCTGTTGAATCTTACGCAAAGCGGAAAGGGGCCAAGCGCTTGGTGTTGAGTGCCCAATGGCATGCACGACCGTTCTATGAAAAATTGGGCTACCGCACCGAAGGAAAACCTTATGAAGAGCTGGGCGTGAAACACATTTGGATGAATAAAAAGCTGGCGTAA
- a CDS encoding IS1182 family transposase (programmed frameshift): MPQDHLLRKIDATIDFSFIAEKTRPLYCEDNGRPCVDPMMLFKMLFIGYLYGIRSERRLVEEVRVNVAYRWFVGLSLTDKVPHATTFSQNRRRRFNGTAIFQEIFDEIVLQAINHGLIEGKELFTDSTFLKANANKNKFSRQLVRHSTEKYVEELDRAIDEDREAHGKRPLKKKKDTPEVEKEIRVSTTDPESGYMVRESKPEGFFYLDHRTVDGKHNLITDVYVTPGNVHDAKPYLARLKRQKERFGFEVEAVALDAGYLTSPICHALKEQGIFAVIAHRRFHPQKGLFHKWQFKYDVERDVYICPGKHELTYRTTNRQGYREYKSDPQTCRDCPFLSRCTRSKNHVKTITRHVWEDAKEWVRQNRLSERGKALYKRRKETIERSFADAKELHGLRYARMRGLARVTEQCLLTAVCQNIKKMALLLWKRSKGPEGGPFLRDLCPIFSIFFQSLYKTQLFFRWVCQ, translated from the exons GTGCCACAGGATCACTTGTTGCGGAAGATCGACGCCACCATCGATTTTTCGTTCATCGCGGAAAAGACCCGACCGTTATACTGTGAGGACAACGGGCGTCCCTGTGTGGACCCGATGATGTTGTTCAAAATGTTGTTCATTGGGTATTTGTACGGTATTCGTTCCGAACGGCGTCTGGTGGAAGAAGTGCGGGTCAACGTGGCATATCGCTGGTTTGTGGGACTTTCCTTGACGGACAAGGTGCCGCATGCCACCACATTCAGCCAGAACCGACGCCGCAGGTTCAACGGAACGGCCATCTTCCAAGAGATTTTTGACGAGATCGTCCTACAGGCCATCAACCACGGCTTGATCGAGGGGAAAGAATTGTTCACGGACTCGACGTTTTTAAAGGCGAACGCCAACAAGAACAAATTCAGCCGTCAGCTGGTCCGTCATTCCACGGAGAAGTATGTGGAGGAATTGGATCGTGCCATCGACGAGGATCGCGAAGCGCACGGCAAGCGGCCGTTAAAAAAAAAAA AAGACACTCCTGAGGTAGAAAAGGAAATCCGCGTCAGTACCACTGATCCGGAAAGCGGCTACATGGTGCGGGAAAGCAAACCGGAGGGGTTTTTCTATCTGGATCACCGGACGGTAGACGGCAAACACAACCTCATCACGGACGTGTACGTGACACCGGGAAACGTACACGACGCCAAACCCTACCTAGCTCGACTGAAACGGCAGAAGGAACGCTTCGGCTTTGAAGTGGAGGCCGTAGCGCTGGATGCCGGATACCTGACGAGTCCGATTTGTCATGCCTTAAAAGAGCAAGGGATCTTTGCCGTCATCGCCCATCGCCGTTTTCACCCGCAAAAAGGATTGTTCCACAAATGGCAGTTCAAGTACGACGTTGAGCGTGACGTATACATATGTCCGGGAAAACACGAACTGACTTACCGAACCACTAACCGCCAGGGATACCGGGAGTACAAGTCCGATCCGCAAACATGCCGGGATTGCCCGTTTTTATCCCGGTGCACCCGTTCGAAGAACCATGTGAAAACCATTACCCGTCACGTATGGGAAGATGCCAAGGAGTGGGTTCGTCAAAACCGGTTAAGCGAGCGGGGAAAAGCGCTCTACAAGCGAAGGAAAGAGACGATCGAGCGGAGTTTTGCAGATGCGAAGGAACTGCACGGACTTCGCTACGCACGGATGAGGGGGCTTGCCAGAGTAACGGAGCAATGCCTCCTTACTGCCGTGTGCCAAAACATCAAGAAAATGGCCTTGCTCCTCTGGAAGAGGAGCAAGGGGCCCGAAGGCGGGCCCTTTCTCCGTGATCTTTGTCCGATTTTCTCTATTTTCTTCCAATCCCTATACAAAACCCAGCTGTTTTTCCGCTGGGTTTGTCAATAG
- a CDS encoding GNAT family N-acetyltransferase produces the protein MDVKIRCANVSDAGYIAALSGQLDYPTSQEVVSIWLQRFLNHKDHAVFVAEVGQKIVGWVHAYKTYYLYGPVFAEIGGIVVDSNHRGTSVAQQLMQSCEEWAKNNGCAYVRARSGSTRLRAHAFYTKIGYEQSKTQKVFTKYLI, from the coding sequence TTGGATGTCAAAATAAGATGTGCTAACGTTTCAGACGCTGGCTATATAGCAGCTTTGTCAGGCCAGTTGGATTACCCCACGAGTCAAGAAGTAGTTAGTATCTGGTTACAGCGGTTTTTGAATCATAAGGATCATGCTGTTTTTGTCGCGGAAGTTGGCCAGAAAATTGTGGGTTGGGTACATGCGTATAAGACTTATTATTTATATGGACCTGTATTTGCTGAAATTGGGGGGATTGTAGTAGACAGTAACCATAGAGGCACTTCAGTTGCACAACAATTAATGCAAAGTTGTGAAGAGTGGGCGAAAAATAACGGCTGTGCTTACGTTCGTGCACGTTCAGGTTCTACTCGCTTAAGAGCTCATGCATTCTATACAAAAATTGGTTATGAACAGTCAAAAACCCAAAAGGTATTTACGAAGTACCTTATTTAA
- a CDS encoding YjcG family protein, protein MKYGIAIFPQKHVQDFANSYRKRYDPHYTLIPPHITLKEAFEMDEAKVDEAVDHLEKVARESQPFEIFFHKVSHFHPTNNVIYLAVKNDQPLRKLHEKINSGILYHPHRFPFTPHLTIGQNMSTDELHDVYGSLRMRSLDLHTEVDRFHLLYQLENGSWSVYQSFLLEG, encoded by the coding sequence ATGAAATATGGCATTGCGATATTCCCGCAAAAACACGTCCAAGATTTTGCCAACTCCTACCGCAAGCGATATGACCCGCACTATACACTCATCCCACCGCACATCACATTAAAAGAAGCATTTGAAATGGATGAGGCCAAAGTGGACGAGGCGGTCGACCATCTGGAAAAGGTGGCCAGAGAGTCTCAGCCTTTCGAAATCTTTTTTCATAAAGTGAGTCACTTCCATCCGACAAACAACGTTATCTACCTGGCCGTGAAGAATGATCAACCGCTCCGCAAACTGCATGAAAAAATCAACTCCGGTATTCTGTATCACCCCCATCGCTTTCCGTTCACTCCTCATTTGACCATCGGGCAGAATATGTCCACCGACGAATTGCATGACGTTTATGGGAGTCTGCGGATGCGTTCATTGGATCTACATACGGAAGTGGACCGTTTTCATCTGTTGTATCAGCTTGAAAATGGCTCTTGGAGCGTGTATCAAAGCTTTCTTTTGGAAGGGTAG
- a CDS encoding phosphatidylglycerophosphatase A family protein yields MKRVHSREVKQAAMERLQQRGVTIEGIAEIVYQMQAPYNENLTMDLCVESVRAVLEKREIQHAILVGTELDMLAEKGMLSEPLQTLVRTDEGLFGCDETLALGSVLGYGSIAVTTFGHLDKQKIGLIKQLDTKKDGSGPVHTFIDDLVASVAAAASSRLAHRLRDEEEKAVVSPSK; encoded by the coding sequence GTGAAACGTGTTCACAGCCGGGAAGTGAAACAGGCGGCGATGGAACGACTGCAACAACGCGGCGTTACCATCGAAGGGATTGCCGAAATTGTATATCAGATGCAAGCTCCCTACAACGAAAACCTGACGATGGATTTATGCGTGGAAAGCGTACGGGCCGTATTGGAAAAACGGGAGATCCAGCATGCCATTCTCGTGGGAACTGAATTGGATATGTTGGCGGAAAAGGGGATGTTGTCAGAACCCCTTCAAACCTTAGTGAGAACGGATGAAGGCTTGTTTGGATGCGATGAAACGCTGGCCCTTGGGTCTGTGTTGGGATACGGAAGCATCGCTGTCACCACTTTTGGTCATCTTGACAAACAAAAAATCGGATTGATCAAACAACTGGATACGAAAAAAGATGGATCTGGTCCTGTCCACACGTTTATAGACGATTTGGTCGCCAGCGTGGCGGCCGCCGCATCCAGCCGACTGGCGCACCGGCTGCGCGATGAAGAGGAAAAAGCGGTTGTATCTCCATCCAAGTAA
- a CDS encoding M23 family metallopeptidase produces MGRPIVLIAAALLAVLLIVFTQQGDDAGWRKWVREWHQQVEEHSSIFRLPASKANRSSSEVALPFRSVNGTVYFRLNDLKRLHIQVSYQAKEGIITIREGNAVLEMLRSAPVLKRNGIYLPMTERPEVWGNEVWIPSSALKEGLGKTIRFQRTTAWISVRDAVPVQSAPMKDPSASFSPAQMVRYLSFLQPPIRGAKVSERESHLPGAPRKYRHGVHEGIDWYGYACGVKIDSQTPVYAVADGIVVRADKDYREMSDAERNRLLRIGEQNDGQTPQYILDKMRGRTVWIQHDKGVMSRYAHLSRIADGLYVGQHVKKGQLIGYVGNSGTHSGVEHNVNDLHLHLDLLIYGDWFWKYFTPAERRYILEQVFNR; encoded by the coding sequence ATGGGAAGACCAATCGTCCTCATCGCAGCCGCATTGTTGGCGGTGTTGTTGATCGTGTTCACACAGCAGGGGGACGACGCGGGGTGGCGTAAATGGGTGCGGGAATGGCATCAACAGGTGGAAGAACATTCCTCGATTTTTCGGTTACCTGCTTCCAAAGCCAACCGCTCCTCCTCCGAAGTCGCTTTGCCGTTCCGGTCGGTGAATGGAACGGTCTATTTTCGTTTGAACGACCTGAAACGGCTACATATTCAAGTCTCTTACCAAGCCAAGGAAGGCATCATCACCATCCGTGAAGGCAATGCGGTCTTGGAGATGTTGCGATCGGCACCTGTGTTGAAACGCAACGGAATCTACCTGCCGATGACAGAACGGCCTGAAGTTTGGGGAAATGAGGTGTGGATTCCCTCGTCTGCTCTGAAAGAGGGCTTGGGAAAAACCATCCGCTTCCAACGAACCACTGCTTGGATCAGTGTTAGGGATGCGGTGCCGGTTCAATCGGCTCCAATGAAAGATCCGAGCGCGTCGTTTTCGCCCGCCCAAATGGTTCGATATTTGTCTTTCCTGCAACCACCCATCCGGGGAGCCAAAGTGAGTGAGCGCGAATCTCATTTGCCGGGGGCGCCGCGGAAGTATCGTCATGGTGTACACGAAGGGATCGACTGGTATGGTTATGCGTGCGGGGTGAAGATCGATTCCCAGACCCCCGTCTATGCGGTGGCGGACGGAATCGTGGTCAGGGCGGACAAGGATTATCGAGAGATGTCCGATGCCGAGCGGAATCGTTTGTTGCGGATCGGTGAGCAAAACGATGGACAGACACCTCAGTACATTTTGGATAAGATGCGGGGCCGGACGGTTTGGATTCAGCATGACAAAGGCGTGATGTCCCGTTATGCTCATTTGAGCCGGATTGCGGATGGCCTCTACGTGGGACAACACGTAAAAAAAGGTCAACTGATCGGCTATGTCGGCAATTCGGGCACGCATTCGGGAGTGGAACACAACGTCAATGATCTTCACCTGCATCTGGATCTCTTGATTTACGGGGACTGGTTTTGGAAGTATTTCACACCGGCTGAGCGCCGGTACATCTTGGAGCAGGTGTTCAATCGTTGA
- a CDS encoding phosphatase PAP2 family protein yields the protein MQRLVHRIQRMDVWLVCYVNRQWKSRVMDWLMCRLTHLGGAFCTITFLVVWWLFTSSSMKQWAVEGFAALAGSHLAVRACKHYLPRIRPHLRLSELYAFPDALTDYSFPSGHTTAAFSIATVFVLHAPWSAVIWLPLACLIGLSRMYLALHYPTDVVMGGVLGTGFALGVYALLGAG from the coding sequence ATGCAACGTCTGGTCCATCGGATTCAGAGGATGGATGTTTGGTTAGTGTGTTATGTCAACCGCCAGTGGAAGTCTCGGGTGATGGACTGGCTGATGTGCCGGTTGACCCATTTGGGCGGTGCTTTTTGCACGATCACGTTTTTGGTTGTCTGGTGGTTGTTCACTTCCTCTTCGATGAAGCAATGGGCGGTGGAGGGGTTCGCTGCACTGGCGGGCAGTCACTTGGCCGTACGGGCCTGCAAACATTATCTTCCCCGCATCCGCCCTCATTTGCGATTGAGTGAGTTGTATGCGTTTCCCGATGCTTTGACGGACTATTCCTTTCCTTCCGGGCACACGACGGCCGCATTTTCCATCGCCACCGTGTTTGTGCTCCATGCGCCGTGGTCGGCAGTCATTTGGTTGCCGTTGGCCTGTCTGATTGGTCTATCCCGGATGTATCTCGCGCTCCATTACCCGACGGATGTGGTGATGGGGGGCGTATTGGGCACGGGATTCGCACTGGGCGTCTATGCGTTGCTGGGCGCTGGTTGA
- the dinB gene encoding DNA polymerase IV → MTARRTVLLADMNAFYASVEQMRNPHLRGRPVIVCGDPARRRGIVLAASYEAKKYGVKTGMAVYQAKELCPHACLVPPRMERYLQVSVRIVEILKQFSPLVEPFSVDEAFVETTGCEALFGDGKTTARLIKERIFRETGLRCSIGVGPNKLMAKMAAGLEKPDGLTVLTPEDLPRRIWPLPVIELFGVGPRMERHFHRMGIRTIGDLAHADPELLQHRFGVIGRVLHQSANGIDHSPVDPHSLDENKSIGHQFTLPRDYETESDIRVVLRELAEEVASRVRRAGATGRTVSLTLKGMDFTSIHRSYTLPEPTNIGRVIFEGALHLFRRHWNHAPIRLVGISLGNLEPERSLQLDLFGRTAKDQQLADAIDRIRERFGTTSILYARSLTPASVFYDRAGKIGGHHK, encoded by the coding sequence ATGACTGCCCGACGCACCGTATTGTTGGCCGATATGAATGCCTTTTACGCCAGCGTGGAGCAGATGCGCAACCCACATCTGCGCGGACGCCCTGTCATTGTCTGCGGTGATCCGGCCCGTCGGCGCGGCATTGTGCTGGCCGCTTCGTACGAAGCAAAAAAATACGGTGTGAAAACCGGGATGGCCGTTTATCAGGCCAAGGAGCTGTGCCCCCATGCCTGTCTGGTCCCACCGCGCATGGAACGGTATTTGCAAGTATCGGTACGGATCGTCGAAATTCTGAAACAATTTTCGCCGCTGGTCGAACCTTTTTCGGTAGATGAGGCGTTTGTGGAAACCACCGGATGTGAAGCCCTCTTCGGTGACGGAAAGACAACGGCCCGGCTGATCAAGGAACGTATCTTTCGGGAAACGGGTCTCCGCTGCTCCATCGGAGTCGGTCCCAACAAGCTGATGGCCAAGATGGCTGCAGGGTTGGAAAAACCGGACGGATTGACCGTGCTGACGCCGGAGGACCTCCCCCGTCGCATCTGGCCCTTGCCGGTGATCGAGTTGTTCGGTGTCGGGCCGCGCATGGAGCGGCATTTTCACCGGATGGGGATCCGGACGATCGGTGATTTGGCCCATGCCGATCCGGAACTGCTGCAACACCGCTTCGGTGTGATCGGACGCGTGTTGCACCAATCAGCCAATGGTATCGATCACAGCCCGGTCGATCCCCATTCACTGGATGAAAACAAATCGATCGGACATCAGTTCACCTTACCCCGAGATTACGAGACCGAGTCGGATATTCGTGTCGTCTTGCGGGAGCTGGCGGAGGAAGTTGCCAGTCGGGTACGCCGAGCGGGTGCCACCGGACGAACGGTGTCACTTACCTTGAAGGGGATGGATTTCACTTCCATTCACCGCTCGTATACCCTGCCGGAACCCACCAACATCGGGCGGGTGATTTTTGAAGGAGCCTTGCATCTGTTCCGCCGGCATTGGAACCATGCTCCCATTCGGCTGGTGGGGATCAGCCTGGGAAACTTGGAACCGGAACGCAGCCTGCAGCTGGACCTGTTCGGTCGTACGGCCAAAGACCAACAGCTGGCTGATGCGATCGACCGGATTCGGGAACGGTTCGGCACGACGAGTATTTTATACGCCCGTTCACTCACACCCGCCAGCGTTTTCTATGACCGCGCGGGCAAAATCGGTGGCCACCACAAATAA